The Streptomyces sp. SS1-1 genome has a segment encoding these proteins:
- a CDS encoding SulP family inorganic anion transporter, translating to MSGAHARGRTRSRQAPAQTRTPAADRPDLVNEITASFVVFLVALPLCIGVAVASGVPAELGIISGVVGGLVVGAIRGSTLQVSGPAAGLAALVAETVAEHGLALLGVIVLCSGVLQIVLGVVRLGRMFQAISLAVVQGMLAGIGLPLMFSQLYPMADAKAPGAPLDNMAGVPDLIAAVLADPQAVIATLLGIATIVLSFLWKKVPGAAGKMPAALVAVGVGIAVAALPGVEVKTLQVGNLLGSVRMPGPGDFAGLADVAVLTSVVTFTVIASAESLFTAAAVDRMHSGPRTRYNTELIAQGAGNTLAGLLGALPITAVVARSSANVQAGAKTRLSRTLHGLWLLAFALLLPQVLALIPISVLAGVLVHSGWKLFAPAEFPRMWRQDRGEFVVMTVTTVVIVATALLEGVLVGLAAGVVLAALRMSRTVIRQHVEEDTAKVVMAGNATFLRLPEVIEALEAAASSGKPRIRLDLTGVTHLDHACRNQVEEFTAQQRAAGLRVELLMPGPARTEAPAKAPAAPGPDAEWFYLDPDPEPLSVDDIVHAESYRPVTSR from the coding sequence ATGAGCGGGGCGCACGCACGCGGCCGGACCCGGAGCCGGCAGGCCCCCGCCCAGACCCGGACCCCGGCGGCGGACCGGCCCGACCTCGTCAACGAGATCACCGCCTCCTTCGTCGTCTTCCTCGTCGCCCTGCCGCTGTGCATCGGCGTCGCCGTCGCCTCCGGTGTCCCCGCCGAACTCGGCATCATCTCCGGTGTCGTCGGCGGCCTGGTCGTCGGCGCGATCCGGGGCAGCACCCTCCAGGTCAGCGGCCCGGCCGCCGGGCTCGCCGCGCTCGTCGCCGAGACGGTGGCCGAGCACGGCCTGGCCCTGCTCGGGGTGATCGTCCTGTGCTCCGGCGTCCTGCAGATCGTCCTCGGCGTCGTCCGGCTCGGCCGGATGTTCCAGGCGATCTCGCTGGCCGTCGTACAGGGGATGCTGGCCGGCATCGGGCTGCCGCTGATGTTCAGCCAGCTCTATCCGATGGCCGACGCCAAGGCGCCCGGCGCCCCCCTCGACAACATGGCGGGCGTCCCGGACCTGATCGCCGCCGTTCTGGCCGATCCGCAGGCCGTGATCGCCACACTGCTCGGCATCGCGACCATCGTGCTCAGCTTCCTGTGGAAGAAGGTCCCCGGGGCGGCCGGCAAGATGCCCGCCGCGCTGGTCGCCGTCGGTGTCGGTATCGCGGTCGCCGCGCTGCCCGGCGTGGAGGTGAAGACCCTTCAGGTGGGCAACCTGCTCGGCTCGGTACGGATGCCGGGGCCCGGGGACTTCGCGGGGCTCGCCGACGTGGCGGTCCTGACCTCCGTCGTCACGTTCACGGTCATCGCCTCCGCCGAGAGCCTGTTCACGGCGGCCGCGGTGGACCGGATGCACAGCGGCCCGCGCACCCGCTACAACACCGAGCTCATCGCCCAGGGCGCCGGCAACACGCTCGCCGGACTGCTCGGGGCCCTGCCGATCACGGCGGTCGTCGCCCGCAGCTCCGCCAACGTCCAGGCCGGTGCGAAGACCCGGCTCTCCCGCACCCTGCACGGCCTGTGGCTGCTGGCCTTCGCGCTGCTGCTGCCGCAGGTGCTGGCGCTCATCCCGATCTCGGTGCTCGCGGGCGTCCTCGTGCACAGCGGCTGGAAGCTGTTCGCGCCGGCGGAGTTCCCCAGGATGTGGCGGCAGGACCGGGGCGAGTTCGTCGTCATGACGGTGACGACCGTGGTCATCGTGGCGACGGCTTTGCTCGAAGGCGTGCTCGTGGGGCTCGCGGCGGGGGTCGTGCTGGCCGCGCTGCGCATGTCGCGGACGGTGATCCGGCAGCACGTCGAGGAGGACACCGCGAAGGTCGTCATGGCCGGCAACGCGACCTTCCTGCGGCTGCCCGAGGTCATCGAGGCCCTGGAGGCGGCCGCCTCCTCCGGCAAGCCCCGTATCCGCCTCGACCTGACCGGGGTGACCCATCTGGACCACGCCTGCCGCAACCAGGTCGAGGAGTTCACGGCACAGCAGCGGGCCGCCGGCCTCCGGGTGGAGCTGCTGATGCCGGGCCCCGCCAGGACGGAGGCGCCCGCCAAGGCCCCGGCGGCGCCCGGCCCGGACGCCGAGTGGTTCTACCTGGACCCGGACCCGGAACCGCTGTCCGTGGACGACATCGTCCATGCGGAGAGCTACCGTCCGGTCACGTCACGTTAG
- a CDS encoding carbonic anhydrase — MKALLDRARSFRRWVDFESGEYRKLAEGQYPEALFITCSDSRVIPALITGARPGEIFELRNAGNIVPPYGCPGPSGEAATIEYALEVLGVQDVVVCGHSHCGAMGALKSGDDLSRLPGVDAWLELARPELTPVLASASDDDPSLPDVSQGNVVNQLGVLRSYPVVRQRMEAGRLRLHGWYYEVDTGQVHELEGDGRFRVHAA, encoded by the coding sequence TTGAAGGCACTGCTGGATCGTGCGCGCTCGTTCAGGCGCTGGGTCGATTTCGAAAGCGGCGAATACCGGAAGCTGGCCGAAGGGCAATATCCCGAGGCGCTCTTCATCACCTGCTCGGATTCCCGGGTCATACCGGCGCTGATTACCGGCGCCCGGCCCGGCGAGATATTCGAGCTGCGTAACGCGGGGAACATCGTGCCGCCGTACGGCTGCCCCGGTCCGTCCGGGGAGGCGGCCACCATCGAGTACGCGCTGGAGGTGCTCGGAGTTCAGGACGTCGTCGTGTGCGGTCACTCACACTGCGGGGCGATGGGCGCCCTGAAGTCCGGCGACGATCTGTCCCGGCTCCCCGGCGTGGACGCCTGGCTGGAGCTGGCGCGCCCCGAGCTGACGCCGGTCCTCGCCTCCGCCTCCGACGACGACCCGTCGCTGCCCGACGTGTCGCAGGGCAACGTCGTCAACCAGCTCGGCGTCCTGCGGTCGTACCCGGTGGTGCGGCAGCGCATGGAGGCCGGGCGGCTGCGGCTGCACGGCTGGTACTACGAGGTCGACACCGGTCAGGTGCACGAGCTGGAGGGCGACGGCCGGTTCCGGGTGCATGCCGCATGA